In one window of Halomarina pelagica DNA:
- the rbcL gene encoding type III ribulose-bisphosphate carboxylase: MPGITYEDFIDLEYDPADSDLVCAFRVEPAADMSMEAAASRVASESSNGTWAELQVEGSVTDLSATAFSIEGSEIRVAYPEELFEPGSMAQVLSCIAGNIMGMKAVERIRLLDCEWPEPLATSFPGPQFGTSVRTEIFDAPDRPITATVPKPKVGLSTEQHAQVGYDAWVGGIDLLKDDENLTDQSFNPFHDRLTGSLDARDRAEEETGERKSYLVNVTADANAMLERADAVAEAGGEYVMVDVITTGWAAVQTVRERCAELGLAIHAHRAMHAAFDRVPSHGVSMRVLAQIARLCGADQLHTGTADLGKLENEDTVGINEWLYGDLYGLNDVLPTASGGLHPGLVPELVERCGTNICVQAGGGVHGHPDGTAAGAKALRQSIDATVEGTPLEEYAEDHPELAVAIEKWGTETPR; the protein is encoded by the coding sequence ATGCCGGGAATCACCTACGAGGACTTCATCGACCTGGAGTACGACCCCGCGGACTCGGATCTCGTCTGCGCGTTCCGCGTCGAACCCGCCGCCGACATGTCGATGGAGGCGGCCGCGAGCCGCGTCGCCTCCGAGAGTTCGAACGGAACGTGGGCCGAGTTGCAGGTGGAGGGGTCGGTCACCGACCTCAGCGCCACGGCCTTCTCGATCGAGGGGAGCGAGATCCGCGTCGCCTACCCGGAGGAACTGTTCGAGCCGGGGAGCATGGCGCAGGTACTCTCCTGCATCGCGGGGAACATCATGGGGATGAAGGCGGTCGAGCGCATCCGCCTGCTCGACTGCGAGTGGCCCGAACCGCTCGCCACCTCCTTCCCGGGGCCGCAGTTCGGCACGAGCGTCCGCACGGAGATCTTCGACGCGCCCGACCGCCCGATCACGGCGACGGTCCCGAAGCCGAAGGTCGGTCTCTCCACCGAACAGCACGCGCAGGTGGGCTACGACGCGTGGGTGGGCGGCATCGACCTCCTGAAGGACGACGAGAACCTCACCGACCAGTCGTTCAACCCGTTCCACGACCGGCTCACGGGGAGCCTCGACGCCCGCGACCGCGCCGAGGAGGAGACCGGCGAGCGAAAGAGCTACCTCGTGAACGTCACCGCCGACGCGAACGCGATGCTCGAGCGCGCCGACGCGGTCGCGGAGGCGGGCGGCGAGTACGTCATGGTCGACGTGATCACGACCGGCTGGGCCGCCGTCCAGACCGTCCGCGAGCGCTGTGCTGAACTCGGCCTCGCCATCCACGCCCACCGCGCGATGCACGCCGCGTTCGACCGCGTCCCCAGCCACGGGGTCTCGATGCGCGTGCTCGCGCAGATCGCCCGCCTCTGCGGGGCGGATCAGCTCCACACCGGCACCGCCGACCTGGGCAAACTGGAGAACGAGGACACCGTCGGGATCAACGAGTGGCTCTACGGCGACCTCTACGGCCTGAACGACGTGCTCCCGACGGCCTCCGGCGGCCTCCACCCCGGACTCGTCCCCGAACTCGTCGAGCGCTGCGGCACGAACATCTGCGTCCAGGCCGGCGGCGGCGTCCACGGCCACCCCGACGGCACGGCCGCGGGCGCGAAGGCCCTCCGGCAGTCCATCGACGCCACCGTCGAGGGGACCCCGCTGGAGGAGTACGCGGAGGATCACCCCGAACTCGCCGTCGCGATCGAGAAGTGGGGGACCGAGACGCCGCGGTAG
- a CDS encoding 2Fe-2S iron-sulfur cluster-binding protein, whose amino-acid sequence METYRITLEWNDGRTESIKSEPDETVIEAAERAGVALPFGCLTGACATCTARLLDGRIEHRREPRALKPRHREDGYVLACVAEPRSDCRLRVGSDVHGELVSNPWR is encoded by the coding sequence ATGGAAACCTACCGTATCACGCTCGAATGGAACGACGGACGGACCGAGAGCATCAAGAGCGAACCCGACGAGACCGTGATCGAGGCGGCCGAGCGCGCGGGCGTCGCCCTCCCCTTCGGCTGTCTCACCGGCGCGTGCGCCACCTGCACCGCGCGGCTGCTCGACGGGCGGATCGAGCACCGCCGGGAGCCGCGCGCGCTGAAGCCGCGCCACCGGGAGGACGGCTACGTCCTCGCGTGCGTCGCGGAACCGCGGAGCGACTGTCGGCTCCGCGTCGGCAGCGACGTCCACGGCGAACTCGTCTCGAACCCCTGGAGGTGA
- a CDS encoding TOBE domain-containing protein, with translation MALSARNRLRGTVRSITTQGPMAEVVVDVDGNEVTATITSGSVERLGIAEGDEVTAVVKASDVMVAT, from the coding sequence ATGGCACTCAGCGCCCGAAACCGCCTGCGAGGTACCGTCCGGTCGATCACCACTCAGGGGCCGATGGCGGAGGTCGTCGTCGACGTCGACGGGAACGAGGTGACGGCGACGATCACCAGCGGCTCGGTCGAGCGCCTCGGCATCGCGGAGGGCGACGAGGTGACGGCCGTCGTGAAGGCGAGCGACGTGATGGTCGCGACCTGA
- a CDS encoding carbohydrate kinase family protein encodes MRRVLCAGHVNWDVTLRVDALPERDGEARIEQRRQAGGGSAANVACALAGLGIDAALFGSVGDDDPGRLARQELESAGVDCRHLVETDGSTAVKYLVVDGDGEVMVLGSDGANEAFAPDDLAPGAVRGVDHLHLTGQRPETAARLADRAREADATVSFDPGRRFRVRDYSATLERADVVFLNEREADALSHDAGGRLDATVVVTHGAGGARVRTADDRYRHSGYDVTPVDTTGAGDAFAAGFLAACDGGLPEDGRGYERALAAANACGALASTVTGARTDLSADDVRTLVAG; translated from the coding sequence ATGCGTCGCGTTCTCTGCGCAGGTCACGTGAACTGGGACGTGACACTCCGCGTCGACGCCCTCCCCGAGCGCGACGGCGAGGCGCGCATCGAACAGCGCCGGCAGGCGGGCGGCGGGAGCGCCGCCAACGTCGCCTGCGCGCTCGCCGGACTCGGGATCGACGCGGCGCTCTTCGGGAGCGTCGGCGACGACGATCCGGGCCGTCTCGCCCGGCAGGAACTCGAGTCCGCCGGGGTGGACTGCCGGCACCTCGTGGAGACGGACGGATCCACCGCGGTCAAGTACCTCGTCGTCGACGGCGACGGCGAGGTGATGGTCCTCGGCAGCGACGGCGCGAACGAGGCGTTCGCGCCCGACGACCTCGCCCCGGGCGCGGTACGCGGGGTCGACCACCTCCACCTGACGGGTCAGCGCCCCGAGACCGCCGCCCGCCTCGCCGACAGGGCCCGCGAAGCGGACGCCACGGTCAGCTTCGACCCCGGGCGTCGATTCCGCGTGCGCGACTACTCGGCGACGCTCGAACGGGCCGACGTCGTCTTCCTGAACGAGCGCGAGGCGGACGCGCTCTCGCACGACGCGGGCGGCCGGCTCGACGCGACGGTCGTCGTCACGCACGGTGCCGGCGGCGCGCGGGTCCGGACGGCCGACGACCGCTATCGTCACTCGGGGTACGACGTCACCCCTGTCGACACGACGGGGGCCGGCGACGCCTTCGCCGCCGGGTTCCTCGCGGCGTGCGACGGCGGTCTCCCCGAGGACGGGCGGGGATACGAGCGGGCGCTGGCGGCGGCGAACGCCTGCGGCGCGCTCGCCTCGACGGTCACGGGCGCGCGCACCGACCTCTCGGCGGACGACGTCCGGACGCTCGTGGCGGGCTGA
- a CDS encoding class I SAM-dependent methyltransferase, with product MDDFLADNRAHWEELAALHPGTDFYDVESFLAGESTLLPLEREELGDVVGEGTRILHLQCHFGLDTLSWAREGAVVTGVDFSGTAIGTARDLAAATGLDDRARFVECDVYDLPATLDEAGAFDVVFTSYGVLNWLPDVERWAEVVAGFLAPGGTFYVAEIHPFAHVLMDLELEAGRPVPDWSYFGGGARTYEEDGTYAAPAATLDSTTTHEWAHGLGEIVTALLDSGLDVEFLREHPFACFEQFPGMEVDDEGRWWLPEGTNHPPLTFSLLARSPE from the coding sequence ATGGACGACTTCCTCGCGGACAACCGCGCCCACTGGGAGGAACTCGCGGCGCTCCACCCGGGCACGGACTTCTACGACGTCGAGTCCTTCCTGGCCGGTGAGAGCACGCTCCTCCCGCTCGAACGCGAGGAGCTGGGCGACGTCGTGGGCGAGGGGACACGCATACTCCACCTGCAGTGTCACTTCGGGCTGGACACGCTCTCGTGGGCGCGCGAGGGGGCGGTCGTGACGGGCGTCGACTTCTCCGGGACGGCGATCGGGACGGCCCGCGACCTGGCGGCGGCAACGGGACTCGACGACCGGGCGCGGTTCGTCGAGTGCGACGTCTACGACCTCCCGGCGACGCTCGACGAGGCGGGCGCGTTCGACGTGGTGTTCACCTCCTACGGCGTGCTCAACTGGCTACCCGACGTCGAGCGGTGGGCCGAGGTCGTCGCGGGCTTCCTCGCGCCGGGGGGGACGTTCTACGTCGCCGAGATCCATCCGTTCGCTCACGTGCTGATGGACCTCGAACTGGAGGCGGGACGGCCCGTCCCCGACTGGTCGTACTTCGGGGGCGGCGCGCGCACCTACGAGGAGGACGGCACCTACGCCGCCCCGGCGGCGACGCTCGACAGCACCACGACCCACGAGTGGGCCCACGGACTAGGCGAGATCGTCACCGCGCTGCTCGATTCGGGGCTGGACGTCGAGTTCCTCCGCGAGCACCCTTTCGCCTGCTTCGAGCAGTTCCCCGGCATGGAGGTGGACGACGAGGGGCGGTGGTGGCTCCCCGAGGGGACGAACCACCCGCCGCTCACGTTCTCGCTTCTGGCACGGTCACCCGAGTAG